The Methylobacterium durans nucleotide sequence CCGTAGGCGCCCGTGTTCGCGAGGACGTCGAGGGCGATCGCCGTGAGCGTGCCGTCTGCCCTGGCGCCGAGGCGTACCCGCACCCGCATCGGGTGGCGCGTGGTGGTGGCGGCGAATTGCTCGGCGCGGGTCAATTCCCACTTCACCGGGCGGCCGGTCTTCAGGACGGCCAGCGCGACGAGATCCTCGGTCAGCATCTCCTGCTTGCCGCCGAAGCCGCCGCCGACGCGGCCGGCGAGAACCCGCACCCGGGTCCGGTCGAGGCCGAACAGGGTGGCCAGCGCGTCCCGCGTCAGGAATGGGACCTGCGTCGAGGAGCGGATCACGAGGCGGCCGTCCCCGTCGAGCCAGCCGACCGCGCCGTGGGTCTCCAGATGCGCGTGCTGCACGCGCTGGGCGAAAAAGGTCGCCTCGTGGACGCGGTCGGCTTCGGCGAACCCCGCCGCGACGTCGCCGATCGCCCCGTGCACCTCGGCCGCGAGGTTCGGGTGGGCGTGGAGCGGCGGCGCGTCGGCCCCGGCCTCCGTCGTCCCCCGGTCGGCGGGATCGTGCACGAGGGGCGCGTCGGGCCGCAGGGCCGCCTCGGGGTCGAAGACCGCCGGTCGGAGCGCGTAGCGCACAAGCAGCGCCCGGCAGCCGGCCTCGGCCGCGGCCTCGCTCTCGGCCACCACCGCGGCGACCCGCTGGCCGGCGAACCTGACCACTCGGTCGAGGAGGCTGGTGTCGGCCGCGTCGTCCTCCGGGATCTCGTGGCGGCCGGTCGAGAACAGGCGGTCCGGCGCATCGGCGTGGGTGAGCACCGCCACGACGCCGGGGACGGCGAGGGCATCCGCGGTCTCGATGCCCTCGATGCGGGCATGGGCGTGGGGGGAGCGGAGCACCTTGAGGTGGAGCAGCCCCGGCACAGCGAGGTCGACAGTGAAGGGCGCGGTGCCGGTGACGACCGCGCGGGCGGCGGGGGCGGGACAGTTCCGCCCGACCGGGTCGGCCTCCGCGGGATCCTCCGCGTGGCCGACCCCGTCGATGGCGTCGCGGATCGCCCGGTAGCCGGTGCAGCGGCAGAGATTGCCCTTCAGGGCGTCGTCGAGATCGCGCGCCCGCCCCTGGTCGAGCGCCGCCGCGGTCATGATCAGGCCGGGCGTGCAGAAGCCGCACTGGAAGCCCTGGGCGGCCAGGAACGCCTCCTGCATCGGGTGGAGCGCGGCGGGCGGCGGGGAGCCCGGCGTGCAGGGGCCCGCGAGGCCCTCGATCGTCGTGATGGTGCGGCCCGCCGCCCGGAAGGCCGGCAGCAGGCAGGCGTGGATCGGCTCGCCGTCGAGATGGACCGTGCAGGCCCCGCAATCGCCCGCGTCGCAGCCCTTCTTGACGCCGAACCAGCCGAGTTCGCGCAGCAGCGTGCGCAGGCACTGGCCGGGACGCGGCGCCGCCTCCTGGGCGAGGCCGTTGACGGTGAGCCTCATCGGGAAAGCTCCGCGCGGATCTCCTCGGCGAGAGCGTGCGTCACGTGCCGCCGCCAGTCGGGAGCCCCGTGGACGTCGTCGTACCAGACATCGTCGGGGATCGCCGCCGCGAGGGCCGCCCGGAGGGTCCCTCCGTCCGGCGGCTCGGGGAAGGCGAGGCGGACCGGGCGCCGGGTCGAGGCGGTCACCGTGAGGGCGAGGGCTCCGCCCGGATCCCGCGTGCCGATCAGGAGGGCGCCGGAGCGCCCGTTCGGGCAGAGCGATGCGCGCCGGAAGGCACTGCGCCGTCTCAGAGCCGCGGCCGGCAGGTCGATCCCGAGCAGGAGCTCGCCCGGGCGGAGCGCGGTCTCCAGCGGGCCGCGCACGAGGTCGAGGACGGAGAGGCGGCGCCGCCCGCCATCCGCGCCCTGCAGGCGGCAGGTCCCGTCGAGGGCCGCGGTGAGCGCGATCATCGGCCCCGCGGGCAGCGCGAGGCAGAGGTTCCCGCCCACGGTCGCGCGGTTCTGGATCTTGAACGAGCCGAGGAGCGCCCGGCAGCATTGCCCGACGAGGGGCGCGGCGCGCCAGTCGGGCGGCAGGTCCAGCCGGTCGAGGGCGGCGAGGGTGCAGGTCGCCGCCAGGCTCAGGCCCTCGGCCGAGATCTCGGCCGCGGGCCAGCCGAGGCCGCACAGGTCGATCAGCCGTCGCGTGTCCGGCTGCGGCTCGGAGAACAGCCAGGTCCCGCCCGCCAGGAAGGCGTCGCCCGCCTGCCAGGGCGGCAGCGCGTCCGCGCTCGGCGGCACCACGACGCTTGCGATCGTGTCGAGATCCATGGAGCGAGCGTAGCAAATCTCCGTCCACTCGGCCTGCCGCCCTGTCCGCCACGAACCGCGGATCGTGCCGCGCTCTGGCCTTCCCGCACGGATTGCAGGATGCTGACGGACCCGGAACGCGCGGGGGACCCGAGACTGAGCGAGGGGAGGCCGCGAACGTGGTGCCGCACCGGAGGAAAGAGCAGCCGAGCGAGGCCGAGGCCGCCCGCCATCCCGACGCGATCGCGGGGCAGGCGCTTCTGGAGGAGCGGTTGCGGCGCCTGAGTCCGGACGATCGGACCGCCTTCGAGGAGGCCGTGCGCCGTTGCTTCGCGAGCGCTGCATCGGAGGAGGCCGAGGGGCGCACCGCGGAGGAGGGGCCCGGCGCGGCCGGCCGAGCGTCCCGATGACGCTCACGCGCTGCCGGCGCTGCCGCCAGCCGATCCTCACCGATGCCCGCTGCTGCCCGCATTGCGCGGTCGCGAATCCGAGCCGCAGGCGCCGCCGTGGCCGCGCCCTGCTCCTCGGCCTCCTGGCCATCGCCGCCGGCCTCGCGGGCTACCGCTACGCCGCCGGCCCGTCCCCGGACCGCGGCGCGCCCCCGGCGACCTCCGCGAACGTCACCACCATCCCGAAGACGGTGCAGGGCGGGCCGATCCGGCGCCATCCCCGCGAGGGGGAGGCGAGCCCGCGCTGACGGCGCCTCAGCGCCGCCGCGCCTCGAGCTCGGCGGCCTTCAGGTACCAGCGCTCGGCCTCCGACCGGCTGCCCTCCAGCCCGACGATCGGGAGGGTGCGCAGCACGCCCTGATCGTAGCTGCGGGCCATGCCCCGGGCGCCGCGCGCGTCGCCCTCCGAGGCGACCCGCTGGAAGAACAGGCGCGCCGCCGCGACCTCGCCCGCCGTCAGGAGCTGCTCGCCCCGCGCCACGAGGGCGTCAAGCTTCGGGTTGGGCTCCCGCGCGGCGGGGGGAGGGGCCGGCGCGGGCTCGGGCTCGGCCGCCTGCGGGCTCGCCAGCGGCGGGAAGGCCGTGACCCGGGCGGGGCCGCCCTCCTCGCCGTCGCCCGAGGTCTTGCCGCTCGCCGCGAGGCGCTGCCGGAGGGCGGCGGTGTCCGCGGGGGCCTCGTCGACGGGCGCCGCCGCCTGCGCGGGCTGCGCCGCTTGGACGGGCTGCGCCGCTTGGACGGGCTGCGCCGGCTGGACGGGCTGCGCCGGCTGGACGGGCGCGGCCCGGTCGGCCTTGGCCGGAGGCGCCTCGGCGGCGGGCGTGAGGGTCGCGGTCGTCAGAGCCTCGCCGGCGGGCGCGGAGGGGCGCGCCCGCTCCCCGGTTGCGGCCGGCCGCGAGGATCCGCTCCGGCCGAGCATCTGGAATCCGGCGAGGCCCGCGAGGCCGGCGAGGCCGAGGGCGATCACCGCGACGGGCCAGCGGCGCCGGCCGAAGGTGTGGCGGATCGCGCGTCGGGTGGCCCCGTCCGCGATGAAATTGTCCGGCGCCGAGAGGGCGGAGCGCGCGGCCTCCGGGGGCTCAGTGGCGTAGCCGCGCATGTCGACCGGCTGGTCCTTCGGCCCGAACCGGCGCAGGAAATCGATGTCGGTCTCCTCGGTGCCGGAGCCCTGGAAGGGCCCCACCGCCTGCTCCGGGAACAGGGTGTGGACCTCGCCCTTCGGCTCGGGCAGCGGCTTCTTGTACGACGCAGACATCCGCAAACTCCTCCCTGACGCACGCTGCGTCCCGTTCGATCCCCCGCCTCTCTGGCCGGCTTGTCGCCGGCTCTCCTCTCGCCCGTGTCCTTAGCGCGCCCCGCCGCCCGCCATCGCCGTGCCGGTTCCCGTGCCGCCCGCGGCCTGGCGCACGCGCTCGTCGAGGGCCTGCTGCGCGGGCTTGAAGCGGCGCCATTCCGGCAGCGCCGCGGCGAGGTTGACCTCCCGCCATTTCGGGTGGCGGCCGGGCGCCCGCAGCCGGTCGAAGCCCGCGAACAGGGCGGCCGTGAAGGCCGCGAGCTGGCGATAGCGGTCCGTCCGCTCGGCCCAGTCGAAGGCGACGAGCACGGCGGCGACCGCGACCGTGTCGACGCTCTCCTCCCCCTTGATCAGGGCGGGATACTCGGCGTGCCCGAGGCTTGCCGGGTAGAAGATGTCGCCGAGGCCGGGCTCGTAGGGCACGGGCAGGAAGTGGAGGCCGTCCGCCTCCGCGAGTCCCGCGTAGAGCGCGCCGGGCTTGCCGGTGAGGAAGAAGCTCGCGGCGATGCCCTCGGCCTCCGCGCCCCGCATCCGGGCCGTGGCCTCGGCCGGGCCGAAATTCGCCTCGGTGAAGCGGATGCCGAGATGCTGGAGCACCCGGCGGGCGACCTGCTGGGTCGAGCTGCCGGCCTCGCCGAGATTGACCACCTTGCCGTCGAGGTCGGTCAGGTGCGCGATGTCGGCCCGCGCCAGCGCGTGCAGCTCCACATTGTGGAGCTTGGCGATGTAGACCACCTGCCGGCCCACATCCTCGGTCTCGGCCTGCTTGAGGTCGGCGGTGGTGAGGATGCCCATGTCGACGCCGCGGGTGCGCAGCACGTCGGTGATCGCCCGCTCGCCGCCCGCGCCGACCACCGCCTGGAGCCGCGGGCCCTCCCCGCCGAGCCCGGTCGTCAGGTCGTAGGCGGTATCGAGGGCCGTGCTGCCAGGCTCGCCCGAGACCAGGGTGACGGTCCGCACGGACGGCACCGGGGCTGGCCTCGACCGCGCGGATTTGGCGCGGGCGACCGGCGGCCGGGTCGCGGCCGGCTGGACGGTCCGGGCGGGCGTGTCGAGGAGGGATTGCGCGGCGGCGGGCGAGCCGGTCGTCACCGGAGCGGCGAGAGCAAGCGACAGCAGCAGCGCCGCGGCTGAGCGGACTGTCCTCGATCTCGCCCAAGCGTTCGATTGTCTCAAACCGTACGCTACCGGCCGATCATCATGGCTCTGCGCAAGAACATTCATCGACGCACTGACATACTGTTATGTCGTGCGCTCATCTAATCGGTGTTTACTGTGGCACGCAATCCTGACCGTCCGCGGCCGCACACCGCGTTCCGAGGCACGGCCTCTCCCTTTGGCGGTGGGGCTGCCCCTTAATTGCCGATCCGGAGCGGCGGCGTCCGGCCGGTCCCGGTGCCCGGGCGCTCCCGCCCCGCCTCCCGCTCGATCGCCACCGTCCACAGCCGCCAGGGGGCGGCGAGCGGCAGGAACTCGGCCTCGTCGAGCGTCCAGGTAGGCTCGCCCTCGGCGCAGACGCTCATGCGGAACGGGCCGCCCGTCGGCGGGCCGATCAGGACCACCGTCAGGGTGTTCTGGCCCTCGTGCAGCCACGGCGTCACGTCGTAGGTGAAGCCGTCGAGCGACGGATCCAACCCTTCGAGCGCCGGCTGCGTCACCGCGTAGGTGTTGAGACTGACCATAGCGCGACCCCCCGCACCCCACAGCGTGAGGCGCAGCCGATTCCCGGCTCGCAAGTGCATGATGTGCCCCTTAACCCTAGAGGCACACTGTCTGCTTCGTGAGTTTTCCACAACGGGAACGTGTGGCGAACGGGAATTCTTCATCGTTGATGTTGCGGGAAGGTTGCAGCACGCGCGTCGGCGCACCTAACATTTGAGGATCCGACCGGTATCGCGGGGGGTGCGACCTCTCGACTTCGCGATACGGAAATCCCCCGATTCGAGCGCCGCCTCGTCAGGTTCCGGCCTGTCCGGAGACGTGCGATAGCGTACGATTGCAGGGCGGGATGCGCCGGATGCGCGCGCGGCGGACGTCTTTATTTCATCGGACGGGGCCGAACCGCCGCCGAGACGGCACGGGTGCGGTCTTCCGGAGCGGCCTTCCGCTGGGACGGAAGGTAGCAAGAACCCGGTCCGGATCGACGCGTTACCCCGCTGACGAATTGTGCGGACAACCAGGGAGATTCTCATGAAGCGCTTCTTCGCCCATCGATTGCTTGTCGCCTCGACTGTTCTCGTCGGCACGCTCTCCCTCGTGCCGGCCGGCGCCCAGGCGCAGCAGGTCGGCGGCTTCAGCACCGCCCGGGCACCGATGGCCGGCGGCGCAGGCCTCGGCGGCGGCGGCTTCCGGGGCGGCGGAGCCGGGATCGGCGGCGGCGGCTTCCGCGGAGGCGGGGCCGGCATCGGCGGCGGCGGCTTCCGTGGGGGCGGAGCCGGGATCGGCGGCGGCGGCTTCCGCGGCAACACGGCCGGCCTCGGCGCGGGCGGGTTCCGCGGCGGCGGGGCGGGCCTCGGCGCGGCCGGCTATCCGCGCAACACCATCGCGGCGAGCGCCGGACTCGGGGATTCGCGGCGGATCGGCGACGTCGGGGTCGGGGCGGGCCGGGTGGCTGGCGGCGGATTCGCGGGCCCGCGCGGCGGCTACGGCTACCGCCAGGGCTGGAACGGCAACCGCTACGGCTATCGCCGGGGCTACGGCTACGGAGTTGGCGGCCTGGGCCTCGGTCTCGGGCTCGGCCTCGCTGCGGGCTACGGCTACGGCGGCTACGGCGGCTACGCCTACGACCCCTACTATTACGGCGGCTACGACGGCGGCTACGCGCCGGCGGGCTACGCCTACGAGGAGGCGCCGGTCGCGCAGGCCGCCGAGGCGGGAGCCGACCAGGTCGCCTATTGCCGCCAGCGCTTCCGGTCCTACGACGTCCGCACCGGCACCTATCTGGGCAATGACGGCCGCCGCCATCCCTGCCCGTAACCGGCACGATCCGCGGACCTGACCGACGGCCCCGCGCGCCTTGCCGCACGCGGGGCCGTCTCGCGTCTCGTCCAGGCGGTTGCGCGGCCCGGCACCCGCTGTAGGCTCGGGAGATCGATCGGATTCATGCGGAGTGCGAGATGACGCCGGAGCAGGCCGAGGCGGTCGCCGCGGCGGACAACGCCACGATGGCGATCCTGAACGCGCTGATCGCCTTCCTGGAGAAACAGGGAGCGATGCGGCGGGAGGATTTCGCGGCCTACTTGGAGGCCGCGATCACCGGCTGGCGCGCCGAGGGGGCGGACGAGAAGCTCGTGCGCCTGATCACGATCAAGGCCCGCGGCATCTGCGCGAGTCCGCCGACCTCGGTTCAGAACTGAGAGCGCCGTCCGCCTGCCCGCTCGACCCGTCGAGCGCGGGTCCCCTCTCGTTCTGAGAGGGACAGGGTGAGGGGTGCGACCTCTCCGGATAGACCTCCACCCCTTTTCCGGTCGGCTTCGCCGTCTCGACCTCTCCCGAACGGGAGAGGTGGGCCGCCGTTACGGCCGGTCCTTGCCGAAGGGCACGTCGGTCGCGCGGCCGGTTTCGGATTCCCAGTAGGGCTCGGTGTTGAAGTAGCTGTGGACGTGCTCCTCCCAGGCGCGGTCGAAGGGCCCCTCGTCCCGGCCGGCCTCGTTGCGGGGGGCGGCGTGGAGCTGCGCGTCGGTGATGTCGAGCTCGTAGGCCGAGAGCGCCGTGCTGTAGCGCAGGAGGCGCCAGGGCAGGGCGTATCCCTGCTCGGCACGGTCCGGGGCAGCGGCGAGGTTCAGGATCGCGTAGACGACTTGGCCGGAGGGCTTGTCGATCATCAGCCGGGCGATGGTCCCGACATGGCTGCCGTCGCTCCGGCGGACATCCGTTCCCTCGACTCGGTCGCTCGCGATCAGGTTGGCGGCCTGCACCGCATCGCTGCGTGCGTCGAGGCCGACATCGTCGAAAGCCATGGATCCCTCCGGTTCGCGTGCTCCGCTGAACCCGGGGAACGCCGCCCGAAATGGCCGGGTTCCGAACGGCCGGCCGCAGCTTGACCGTAGCTCCAATTCGCTCGGCGACCATCCGAACGGGTTATATTCAAGCGCCGTCAGGCTGCGTACAAAGTACCCAGCCCCTCAAGATATCGACAACGATCCCTCCAGTCGTCGGCACGCCGACCGGCTCTCATCGGAGTTCTCCAGCGATGCGCGAGAAAGCCCCGTGGATCATGTTGATCGCGCTTCTCAAGACGTCGCTGGGTGTGACCGCTTGGTCCGCCTGGGAGATCCTGAGCCTCGTCGGCTGATCTCTTCGAGCGGACCGACCGAATACGGGATCGACGCGCGCTATCCTCAGGCGGCGAGAGCCATCTCGGCGTGGTCCGGCTCAGAGACCGCGAGCCCCAGGAAGGCGCGCACCGCCTCGAGCGTCGGGAAGGCCATGAATTCCGGCCGCAAGGGCGCCGGCAGCCCCTCGAAGGTGAGGCTGCGATACGTGTCGGGGTGCGGATAGAGCTGGTAGGGCTCGCCCGGTCCCATCGGCGCGAACAGGATCGCGGCCTTGGTCCCGCCGTGCCGCACCAGATGCGTCGCGCCCTGGCCCAGGGGCTCGATGGCGTAGGAGGCTCTGCGTCTCATCGCTCTCTCTCGGGTCTCGCGTCAGGCTGCCAGGGGGGCGGGCACGACGGCCCGCACGTCCTTGAAGGCGAGGGTAAGGGCGCGCCGCCCGCGCGGATCGTGCACGTCCACGATCCAGTCCGACCAGTCGAGGCCGCGGCCGACCCGCTCCATGGCGAGCCGCGCGGCCTGCTCGGCAAACGCCCAGAGCTGCGTTTCGGACGGCACGCGCACGCCGAGCGTGTCGATGATCGCGACATGCCCGTCCGTGCAGTGAAAGCGGTAGACCCGAGCGGTCATCCACATCTCTCCACAGCCTTGTGAGCGCTCCCGCATCCGTCTCGTTGACGCCGGCCGCGCCCTGTGTGTTCCTGATTTGTTCTTTTACCGGATGCGCGATTCGCCTGCAACCCGGGGGCGAATATGCCGCGCTCCGGGGCGGGGGCCGGGATCAGCCGGCCCCCCTTCGCGCCTCAGACGAAGGCGAAATTCTCCGCCGTGAGGTTGGCCAGGACCACGTCCTTCAGGATGAGCAGGTCGGGGCTGCCGTGATGGTCGTGCCAGGACCCGTGTCCGCCGCGGTCGTCGTCTCCGCCACGGCCGTCGTCTCCCCCGCGGCCGTCGTCCCCGCCGCGCTCGCCGCGCTGCCAGCCGTGATGGCCGTCGTCGCCTTTCCGGTGATGGGGGATCTTGATGACGACGTCCTCGCCCACCTGACGCGCCGCCGCGAGCACGTCGTTGAAATCCTCGAAATCGCGGTCGGACAGGCGGATGACGTCGCGCTCGACGGGGCTCGCGCTGCCGCTGCCCGAATCCGCCGCGCCGTCGGCCGCGTCGGCCCCGGACTCGTCGCCGTCCAGATCGTCCTGCCCGTCCTGCGCGCTCGCGGCCTCGTCGCCGGCCGCCGCCACCACGACGGGCGTCCCGGTGTGGAAATCGGTGATCGTGTCGGTGCCGTAGCCCTTCTTGAACACGAAGATGTCGTCGCCGCGCCCGCCCGTGAGGGTGTCGTCGCCCTTGCCGCCGTCGAGGAGATCGTCGCCGCGGCCGCCGCGGCCGACATCGTCGCCCTTCTGCAGGTAGAGCTTGTCGTCCCCGCGCCCGCCGCGCACTGTGTCGTCGCCGGGCCCGGCATAGATGACGTCGTCGCCGGCAAAGCCCCGGAGATCGTCGTCGTTGGGCCGGTGCTGGTTCGCGATGATCCGGTCGTCCCCGCTCGACAGGAAGCGCAGCACCGCGAGCGGCGTCGGGAGCTCCGCGATGTCGGCGACCGAGGCTTCGAGCCCGCGGGCGGTGTAGAGGATGTGGTCGCCGTCCGAGACCTTGTAGGAGTCGAGCGTGCCGCCGGCGAGGCGGCCGTCGGGTCCGTAGGTGAAATCGCTGCCGCGCAGGGTCACGATCAGATCATCCGTACGGACGCGGAAGATTTCATCCGAATCCTTGACGATGTCTCCCGTCGCGATGACGGTCAGAGCTTGCGTGAATGCATCGAGAGACGCCGGTGCCTTGTCGATGAATCGAGCCATGGCTTCGTTCTCCTGATTTTTTTGAAGAGATCTTTCGGCGAACGGAGGTTTCGTTCGAGCGAGATGCCGGAACCCGCCGCGGGACGCATCACGAGACGAGCGGCCGCACTGCACTCAGGCCGTGCTTGGGAAGGACAACTCAGTGAACGAAGCTGCTCTTGAGGCAATAGATCTGTCAATCTGACTTGTTTCTATGTTTGTTTCGCACTGACATTTATCAATCTAAGCTTGCTCAGGAAAAATTGCTTCACTCAATCAGGCGAAAGCTTGGCCTTTACGCAGCCGGCGCGGCGCGGGCCCTGCGCCCGGCCGCCCGGGGCAGGGCCCGGCGGCGTCCGCGCGACCGGCGGGCGTCCTTGATCTTTGCCCTCGCATGATCCTTGCTCCCTCTGGGACCGCCCGCTCCGGCCCGCTCCAGAGGGAGAAAAGCCCATGCTCCTGACCCCCCGGGAGAAGGACAAGCTTCTCATCGCCATGGCCGCGCAGGTCGCGCGGAACCGGCTGGCGCGGGGCGTGCGGCTCAACCATCCGGAGGCGGTGGCGCTGATCACGGACTACGTCGTCGAGGGCGCCCGCGACGGGCGCAGCGTCGCCGACCTGATGCGGGCGGGCGCACAGGTGCTCACCGTCGACGAGGTGATGCCGGGCATCGCCGAGATGATCCACGACATCCAGGTCGAGGCGACCTTCCCGGACGGGACCAAGCTCGTCACCGTCCACCACCCGATCCGCGGGGCGCCCTCCGAGGACGTGCCGGGCCGGATCGAGACCCGTCCGGGCATGATCGCGATCAACGCGGGCGCGTCGCGAATCGTGATCGCCGTGGCCAATGCGGGCGATCGTCCGATCCAGGTCGGCTCGCATTATCACTTCTACGAGGTCAACCCGGGGCTGCGCTTCGACCGGGAGAAGGCGCGGGGCCGGCGCCTCGACATCGCGCCCGGCACCGCGATCCGCTTCGAGCCCGGCGCCACCCGGGAGGTGACCCTGGTGCCGCTCGCGGGCGCCCGCACCGTCTACGGCTTCCGCGGCGCGGTGATGGGGACGCTCTGATTCCATGACGGACGATCCGCGCCCCGCCACCCTGTCCCGCGCCGCCTACGCCGACATGTTCGGCCCCACCGAGGGCGACCGGATCCGTCTCGCCGACACCGGCCTCTGGATCGCGGTCGAGCGCGATCTGACCACCTACGGCGAGGAGGTGAAGTTCGGCGGCGGCAAGGTGATCCGCGACGGGATGGGCCAGTCGCAGGCGACGAACGCGGCGGGCGCCGTCGACACCGTCATCACCAACGCCGTCGTCCTCGACCATTGGGGCGTGGTGAAA carries:
- a CDS encoding PRC-barrel domain-containing protein produces the protein MAFDDVGLDARSDAVQAANLIASDRVEGTDVRRSDGSHVGTIARLMIDKPSGQVVYAILNLAAAPDRAEQGYALPWRLLRYSTALSAYELDITDAQLHAAPRNEAGRDEGPFDRAWEEHVHSYFNTEPYWESETGRATDVPFGKDRP
- a CDS encoding calcium-binding protein, which translates into the protein MARFIDKAPASLDAFTQALTVIATGDIVKDSDEIFRVRTDDLIVTLRGSDFTYGPDGRLAGGTLDSYKVSDGDHILYTARGLEASVADIAELPTPLAVLRFLSSGDDRIIANQHRPNDDDLRGFAGDDVIYAGPGDDTVRGGRGDDKLYLQKGDDVGRGGRGDDLLDGGKGDDTLTGGRGDDIFVFKKGYGTDTITDFHTGTPVVVAAAGDEAASAQDGQDDLDGDESGADAADGAADSGSGSASPVERDVIRLSDRDFEDFNDVLAAARQVGEDVVIKIPHHRKGDDGHHGWQRGERGGDDGRGGDDGRGGDDDRGGHGSWHDHHGSPDLLILKDVVLANLTAENFAFV
- a CDS encoding DUF6894 family protein; translated protein: MTARVYRFHCTDGHVAIIDTLGVRVPSETQLWAFAEQAARLAMERVGRGLDWSDWIVDVHDPRGRRALTLAFKDVRAVVPAPLAA
- a CDS encoding FAD binding domain-containing protein, giving the protein MDLDTIASVVVPPSADALPPWQAGDAFLAGGTWLFSEPQPDTRRLIDLCGLGWPAAEISAEGLSLAATCTLAALDRLDLPPDWRAAPLVGQCCRALLGSFKIQNRATVGGNLCLALPAGPMIALTAALDGTCRLQGADGGRRRLSVLDLVRGPLETALRPGELLLGIDLPAAALRRRSAFRRASLCPNGRSGALLIGTRDPGGALALTVTASTRRPVRLAFPEPPDGGTLRAALAAAIPDDVWYDDVHGAPDWRRHVTHALAEEIRAELSR
- a CDS encoding TAXI family TRAP transporter solute-binding subunit — encoded protein: MTTGSPAAAQSLLDTPARTVQPAATRPPVARAKSARSRPAPVPSVRTVTLVSGEPGSTALDTAYDLTTGLGGEGPRLQAVVGAGGERAITDVLRTRGVDMGILTTADLKQAETEDVGRQVVYIAKLHNVELHALARADIAHLTDLDGKVVNLGEAGSSTQQVARRVLQHLGIRFTEANFGPAEATARMRGAEAEGIAASFFLTGKPGALYAGLAEADGLHFLPVPYEPGLGDIFYPASLGHAEYPALIKGEESVDTVAVAAVLVAFDWAERTDRYRQLAAFTAALFAGFDRLRAPGRHPKWREVNLAAALPEWRRFKPAQQALDERVRQAAGGTGTGTAMAGGGAR
- a CDS encoding BA14K family protein; this translates as MKRFFAHRLLVASTVLVGTLSLVPAGAQAQQVGGFSTARAPMAGGAGLGGGGFRGGGAGIGGGGFRGGGAGIGGGGFRGGGAGIGGGGFRGNTAGLGAGGFRGGGAGLGAAGYPRNTIAASAGLGDSRRIGDVGVGAGRVAGGGFAGPRGGYGYRQGWNGNRYGYRRGYGYGVGGLGLGLGLGLAAGYGYGGYGGYAYDPYYYGGYDGGYAPAGYAYEEAPVAQAAEAGADQVAYCRQRFRSYDVRTGTYLGNDGRRHPCP
- a CDS encoding urease subunit gamma; the protein is MLLTPREKDKLLIAMAAQVARNRLARGVRLNHPEAVALITDYVVEGARDGRSVADLMRAGAQVLTVDEVMPGIAEMIHDIQVEATFPDGTKLVTVHHPIRGAPSEDVPGRIETRPGMIAINAGASRIVIAVANAGDRPIQVGSHYHFYEVNPGLRFDREKARGRRLDIAPGTAIRFEPGATREVTLVPLAGARTVYGFRGAVMGTL